The sequence GAGGAAGAAACGAAGCCACCTCAGCCTTATGAAGCGTTAGAGCCGGCTGCAGATGCTACGCCTCTTCAAGATAAATTATCGGAAGAAGAGCTCAGCAAGATGCCAAGTGCCGAAGCTCACGGAGAGGATCGTACAAGAATGGTGCCAGTAGGTGAGACATTGGTAAAAGGTGCCGAGGATCAAACCGATGGGCCACTGAAGGATCATCGAATTGTCGCCTATTATGGGCATCCGAACTCTACTAATATGGGGATTCTTGGTGAAATGGAACCCGACGCGCTCATGACAAAACTTAAAGAACAGACACAAGCGTATTCAGATGCAGATCCATCCCGTCCAGCGATTCCTATGATTGAGCTGATTTCAACGGTAGCGCAGCGCAATCCTGGACCTGAAGGAAAGTACTATCACATGACGTCACCAGAGCAAATTGACGAATATGCCAAGCTTGCAAAAGAAAATAACGCACTGCTAATGCTGGACGTTCAGCTGGGAACAGACTCTGTCTTGAATCAAGTGAAATTACTGGAGAAATGGCTGAAGCTTCCGTACGTCCACTTAGCTATTGATACCGAATTCCATGTAGAAGAAGGGGAAACACCAGGTATCGACCTTGGTCAAGTGAACGGTGCAGAAGTGCAAAAAGCTGTCGATTATCTCACGAACATGGTGGAAGAAAATAATTTACCAGATAAAATCGTTCTCGTTCACCAGTTCATAGACGGCGCACTGACAAACAAAGAAGCCATCCAGCCAACCGAAAACGTGGAAGTCGCATTGAACTATGACGGCTGGGGTGATGCATCAACGAAGAAGTCACTCTATCGCAAATTTGTGCGAAATGAAGCGGTACAATACGGCGGATTTAAAATCTTTTATGATAAAGATAAACCTGTTCTGAGTGCGGAAGAAGTATTGAAACTTGACCCGAATCCGTCGATTATTAATTATCAGTGATATTAGTCATAATAAGGTATGGGAAGTAACGGATGTGATATTATAGAGATAAAGAATAAGTTGAAAGGAATGATTTCGGTGGCCATTCCCAACAAAAAAGAAAAATATTCGTATGCTGATTATCTAACATGGGACGAAGATGAAAAGCTTGAACTGGTTGATGGAGAGATTTTCAATATGTCTCCTGCTCCATCAAGAAAACATCAACAAGTTCTCAGAGAGTTATCGACAGCCTTTACGATTTACTTGCGGGAAAAAGAATGTGAGGTATTTTTTGCACCTTTTGATGTCAGGCTACTAGTCCATAATAAACAAAACGAAGCAATACATGATGTTGTTCAACCTGACTTATCGATTGTTTGTGATCCGAAGAAACTGGATGATAAAGGTTGTAATGGCTCACCGGATTTAATATTTAATTATCGAAGTTCTTTCACCCACCTCTGTTAAGTTAGACCGCTGGAAGAAGTATCAGCTTTATGAGAAAGCTGAAGTAAAAGAGTATTGGTTGATTGATCCCGTAAACGAATCGTTAGAAATATATCTTCTAATAGATAAGCATTACAAAATGCAAGGTGTCTATACAAAGGATGACACTATCTCCGTTCATACGTTAACCGGCATGCAAATAGATCTTAACAATATATTTATATAAAGCAACAGTAAAAAGAAAGCCCAGGACTTATCTTAACGGGTTCTGTTTCGGGCTAATAACAATACAAATAACATGATGATTAGCATATATTTCGCAGTATAATTAGTAAACAAAAAACGCTCAGATTTTTCTGAGCGTTTCTGTTTACTGTTTATTTTTCTTCTTCAACTAAAGTGCCCGTTACTTTAATTGTAGCAATATTCACATTCTGTATTTTTTATCTTTGTTTTATTGCAATTCATTTATTGCTGTTTTTAATTTCGTATTAGTTTCTTCGTTTCCCTCTACATAGAACACCAAAATATTTTTATTAGTGAATGCTTTGTGAATTTCCAATTCCATTGTTAGAAAAATGTGTTTTAGGATTTCTCATACAACCATCGTGTTCACATGATATATTATTCTCTCGTGGCAAAACCGATGTAGCACAGACGCGCGAACACTTGGCGGCATGTTTTAGACAAATAAGGAGTAACTCTACTCCTTATTTGTCGAATTATTATGCGTCCACTTTCTTATCAACTGTCATGAAGATAGATTCCCCGGCAACCAGGTTATGTTCATCACTCTTTGTTAATGATTCCACTATCTCAAAATTGGTGATGACTACTGGTGAAATAATGCTGTCTGCTTTTTCCTTAATGAACGGTAAATCGAATGTAACAAGTTTATCCCCTGCTTTCACTTTATCTCCTTGGGAAACAAAACCTTCAAATCCTTCTCCATTCAATGCTACGGTTTCTAAGCCAATATGAATTAACACTTCTAACCCATTTTTGCTTTTAATTCCTACTGCATGCTTCGTATTGGAAAATTGTACGACCTCACCATCAATAGGTGCTACCACTTTACCCTCTGTCGGTTCAATAGCAATGCCATCTCCCAATAACTTGTTACTAAACATTTCATCCGGTACATCTTCCATCTTAACCTGTTTTCCGGTCATAGGTGCTAATAGTGTCTCGCTCGTTTCTTTTTTTCCAAATAGTTTTTTTAACACAGAGTATTCCTCCTGTATCTATAATTTTTTCTGCTGAACAATTCGTCATCATCCCTCGGTCTCATTAGTTAAGATGGTCAGAGACAATTGATAGTGAAGATAAAAAGCATTTACAAGTAAACAGGCGGGGAAAATATCTTTTCCCCGCTCTAATAACATTAATTAGTTGAATTGTGGCCAATACTTTTGATTTGCTTCAATTAAATCATCCAATAAGTTCTTTGCCACCTCAGCGCTTGGCACTGTTTTGGAAAGCGTTAATGCTTGCCAAAACTTTTGATAGCTTCCTTCGATGTACGCTTCGACGGCTAATTTTTCAACAGTGACTTGCTGGTACATAAGTGCCCTTTCGAATTCAGGTATATTCCCTTGACTTAATACCTCTGGGCCATCGGAGCCAATAATGCATGGCACCTCTACCATTGCATTATCATCAAAATTAGCAATAGCACCATTATTTTCGACAATCATCAACATGCGTTCATGTGTATTAAAGGCAATGGCACGAGCTAAGTCTACAATAAATGTCGCATGGCTACCAATCGAGAAGTTACTGCCTTCTGCTGTTCCTCTTTCTATAATATCTCTGGCTGTTGAAAATACTGATTTTTCTCTTCCGTCCATTACCTCATTTGCACGAGTATAATTCGCATCCGCCTGACGTACTTCATAATCAGGATAAAAATAATATTTCAAATACGTATTCGGTAAGAAACGTGGATCAACCGCTAAGAGATCTTTTGCTTTTTTATGCGTTTCCTGCCAGCTCGGATCCATGTGCTGTGTATCTACTTCAATTTGAGTAAGGTAGCCATTCTCTGCTACATAGTCACGGATTTGCGGTAAATATTCATGTCCATCTTTATCCTTCACACTCGTCCACCAGCCAAAGTGGTTTAAACCAAAATAACGCACCTCTAAATCCTTAGGCTCTTTATCAACGATTTGTGACATTCTACGTAATGTTCCGACTGGCATATCACAAATATTAAGCACTCTAGCATCCGGACGAAGTACACGGCAAGCTTCTGCAATAATCGCAGCAGGATTCGAATAGTTCAGCATCCAGCAATCCGGTGCATATTTCTCCATCAAGTCGATCATTTCGATCATCGGACCAATGCTTCGCATACCATAAGCTATTCCACCTGGTCCACATGTTTCCTGTCCAATCACACCATGCTTCAATGGTATCTTTTCATCTTGTTCACGCATTTCATACTTACCAACGCGAATATGGGCAAAACAGAAATCCATTCCTGTAAAAGCCTCTTCCGGATCTGTCGTATAGGAAAACTCTATACTCGGCTCTTTTTCTTTTAATAAGATGTCCAATGCTTCACCTAGTTCATTCTGTCTCTCCGCATCATTATCATATAATTTAAGCGTTTTAATCGGAAAACGATCAAGGTTATCCAATAACATCATGACGATTCCTGGCGTATAAGTACTTCCGCCTCCTGCAATTACAACTGAAAATTTCTTCATATTCTATCTTCCTTTCTATTAATCATCTGATTGAATTCCTAAATAGTTATCAACTTGTCTTCTAATGTTGTTTACTTCCAGGCCATACACAACCTGCACATTTTTATCCTTGATTATGACGCCATTAGCACCTGTTTCATTTTTTAAAATCGCTTCATCCACTGCATCCGGCTTATCTACGGTAAGTCTTAAGCGTGTATAACAATTCGTTACCGTCTTAATATTGTCCTTGCCGCCCAATGCACCAACAATAACATTGGCTAAACCATCACCTGGTTGAGCGCCTTCCTCGTTATCATTGCTTTTCTTCTCTTTGTATTCTTTCTTGGAATACATTTTCGTTTCTTGATCGGCATCCTCACGTCCAATTGTTTTAAAGTTAAATTTGACAATGAGAAAGCGAAACACACCATAATAGATGGCAAAGAATATTAAACCAACTACAATGTACATCGGCCAGCTCGTCTTTTCGATTCCAAGCGGTAAATTATATAGCAGGAAGTCGATCATCCCATTTGGACCAATAGCTCTTACATCTAAAAGATTGAGCGTTACAAAACTTAAGCCAGCTAATGCTGCATGGACCACAAATAGAAGTGGTGCTACGAACATAAAGGAGAACTCAATTGGCTCGGTTACCCCAGCAAGAAAAGAGGTAAATGCTACCGGAATGAGAATCGCTTTTGCTTTTTTCTTATTTTCCGGCTTTGCTGTATGATACATCGCTAAACAAGCGCCGATTAAACCAAACATCTTCGAGATACCACGAGCATCCCAGATCACACTTTCTGACAGACGCGTAACACTCGGGTTTGCAATCTCGGCATAATAAATATTTCTAGCCCCTTCAAACACCTGACCGCCAACCTCTTGCACACCACCTAAGGAGGTATATAAGAACGGCGTATACACTAAATGATGCAAGCCAGTTGGAATCAACAGTCTTTCTAATGCACCATATAAAAACAATCCAAAATTGCCGCTTCGCTGAATCAACTCTCCTAAACTATTAATGCCACTCTGAAAGAACGGCCAAATATATGTCAGGGAAACCGCTAACAAAATCACTACAGGAATTAAGACAATAAAAACAAATCGTGAACCTCCATATATTTGAAAGGCACCTTTTAATTCTGTCTCAATAAACCGATTATGGACAGCAGCGGTAATCACCCCGAGAATCAGTCCCAGGAATACACCCATATCCAGGATTTGAACTCCTAACACTAATTTTTGCCCAGTGCTTTGCATTGCATCCGCTTCCGCTAATAAACCAGCTAGTTCCATGAATTTGTTCATGGCATTAACGAAAACAAGGTATCCCAGCAATGCTGTAAACCCAGCAACGGACTTTTCCTTTTTCGCTAGACCAACGGTAATCCCAACACAAAATATCAGTCCTAAGTTACCTAGAATGGCAACCAATGACCCAGATAATATAGAACCAAATCCAGTTAAAATCGGATTATCTAAAAATGGAACAGCATCCAGTAAACGTTGATTGGTAAAAACATTACCAAGCGCAATTAATATACCTGCAATTGGCAGAATCAATACAGGGATAAACATAGCTTTCGAAAAGCGTTGCATCGCTTCCATTGCTCTCTCTTTCATCAAAATCCCCCCTTAAACTCCTAAATCTATTTATATTTTTTCACTTACCAGCTTGGTTGTAAATGTTTTCAGCCATAGAAAAAACGTGTTTCGCCAACTGAAACACGTTTCACGTGAAAAAGTATTTATTCTTTTTTATGAAGCCTTACGAGATACTCCTTCATAATGATCTCAAACAGCATCAATAGCTTTGGAAAAAAGATATTCGGAAGCATATTACGATCGTCTAATTTATTATTATCACTGATTTTGAAATTAATATCAGATAAATCAGCTACCCGATTCTGAGTCTCTTTCGTGAACGAAACCGTAGTAATCTTTTGCTCACGAGCAGCATTCAGCTTATCAATTACTTGCTGCGTTTCTCCAGACTTCGATATCACAACTAATGCGCCAATATCATCAATGTTATTTTCAAATACGCCAACGGAATCCATACCGCTTGCAAGGACAGTCTTCTTGCCTAACACCAGCAATTTTTTATACAGGTACTCGGCTGTAATACCAGAAAAGCCCGTGGCATAAATAAAAATGTATTGCTGGTCTAAATGTAAAACCCGCTCAATAAATTGCGTAATATCCTCCATCGTATTGTACTGAAAGAAGTCCTGCGAGCTCATTTCTGGAAAGTCTTCCATTACTTCAGGTTTCGGCTTTTCCATTGTATTAAGCAATGGCAAGAGATTATAATACATGTCCACAAAGCCCGTGTAGCCTAATTTCTTGGCAAGTCGAATCACCGTGGCAGCTGAAGTATAATTGTTCTCTGCTATCTTCCGAACCCCCATTTGAAGCACCTTGTCGATGTTTTTAATAATATATTCTAATATCTGTATGTCTATTTCTGACAGATTTTTTCCTTGCGTTAATTTACTTATGTCTATCAATTTAGTCACTCTCTCAGGTTGGATTATACGTTTATTATAGCGGATGGTGTTAGGGGGGACAAATCGGGAGGTTATGTACAATATTATGTTGTTACATTAGTTTGTCGATTGTTTATGGACAAACTAATGGAGCCGATTAAATCTTGAGCGAATAGTAACGTATATTTATTTAAAAAGCTTATTAATTTGGAACCAATAATCAAATGACGTTTATGAATAGAAATTAGTCTTTTATGACAAAAATGACCAAATTATTGGAAATTGTGGTAGTCTAGTTCTATGTTAATCGCTACATTTCTGTTCCTGAAGTTTGGATTACAGTAAATGGTACAAATGAAGAATTATTTACCTATTCACAAGGAGAATCTATCAAAAATGAAAAGAATAAATAAACTTGGCTTGTTGTCCGTATTAATGTTATTCATTTTACTATCTGCTTGCTCTTATAAAGAATTTGAAGATTCACTTAAAAGTAAATTAGATACAGAGAAAGAAGACCAATACGTCAATCCATCTAACATACCGGTAAATGATCCTGAGGTTGAGCAGACAGAAGCAACTGCATCAGAGGCCGAACTTGCTACTGTTGGCGATACGATCACATTTACATTTGATGGAGGAGATGAATCCCACCAATTTCAATACACCCTTAATCAAGCATTTAAATCGGATACTATAAATGAGCTAAGTTTAAAAAGAGAAGATTTTGCAGATCCTTCTTTAATTAATGAGGATGGCTCAATTGATGAGATGTACCGTCTAGTACTTGTTGATGTCACGGTCAAAAATATTAATAATGATTCCTTTATGAGTGAAGAGGATAATAACCAGCCAATCATGTTCATTGAATCCTCGATTGGATTCAAAGAAGAAATTGAAGATCCAAATGGACCATTCACTTTACAGGCTGTTTACTTTAGCGAACATCCTCCATATGAGAAAAATCAGTGGAATGATTACTATCAGTTCCCCCTATCTTTCGGTCAAGAATTAGATGCCAAAGTTGGCTGGTTTGTCCCAGCTGAACAATTAGAGAAGGAACCTTTGTATTATATTATTGGCGGAGGCGGCAGTGCTGAGTATTATAAGTACTTTGAATTGACTTTTGATTAGGAGGATCGTCATGAACAAAACGTTAACTCGCTTGTTACAATTAGAGCTTAAAAAAGCGCTAACTAACAAATTCTTTTCCATTACATTGAGTATTGCTAGTATTTTCACCCTGCTTAGCGCCTGGTATATGATAGACACCTATTATCAAACCAATACTGCTTTATCCATGAATGCACAAGGTAATCCACTACCCTATAACAGAACACTTTATAAATATTGGATTGGTGGCGAAACATCATCTCTTGGGTTCACACTTTTTTTCACCTTGTTTCCACTAATTGCTGTTTTACCTTACGGCTGGTCGCACGTAACAGAAAGTAAAAATGGCTATGTGAAAATGATCGTCACAAGAAGTAATAAATGGCACTATTATGTAACCAAATTCATCGCGACATTTACTGCCGGCGGAACCGTTATCCTGCTTCCTCTTATCTTAAATTTTATTGTTGTGGCATCATTTGTGCCTGCTATTTCACCAACACAACTTAATCCTTATATATATGGTGTAGAAAACGGGGCGATCTGGTCAAACTTATTTTATACTCACCCGCTCATTTATACGATGCTCTATTTACTTTTAGATTTTATTTTTGCAGGTTTATTTGCAACGATGAGTCTTGCTATTTCCTTTTTTATTAAAAATAGAATTGCTATTATTTTAATTCCATTTTTCCTGCTGTTTATTTTGCATTACAGCCGTACATTTTTACAGTACAAATTTTATAAAGAAATTTCACCACTGAATTACTTACACGCCATTGCTATTGAAAATCCGGCAAGTACTATAATTATCCTTATTGAAGGAATGGTGCTATTTGTTTTGACATTTGGTATAACGATGAGATTAGGTGTTAAACGTGAGATTTTTTAACCTGTTTAAATATGATGTAAAGAACGGTTTCCGTATCAACCTTCTTCATTTACTAGTTATAGTCTTTTTAGTGCTTGCATATTGTTTTGATTTTTATATCCGCAAAAAGCATGCATACATGTTTGATCCAGTGATTCCTTCTGGTACCTGGATTGATTATTTATTCTACATACTAGCAGGTATTAAAGAATATATACCTTCGGATACCGAGAGCTTTCTTTTTCCTGTCAAATGG is a genomic window of Gracilibacillus salinarum containing:
- a CDS encoding Uma2 family endonuclease, with translation MAIPNKKEKYSYADYLTWDEDEKLELVDGEIFNMSPAPSRKHQQVLRELSTAFTIYLREKECEVFFAPFDVRLLVHNKQNEAIHDVVQPDLSIVCDPKKLDDKGCNGSPDLIFNYRSSFTHLC
- a CDS encoding Uma2 family endonuclease, whose protein sequence is MEVLSPTSVKLDRWKKYQLYEKAEVKEYWLIDPVNESLEIYLLIDKHYKMQGVYTKDDTISVHTLTGMQIDLNNIFI
- a CDS encoding PTS sugar transporter subunit IIA, with the translated sequence MLKKLFGKKETSETLLAPMTGKQVKMEDVPDEMFSNKLLGDGIAIEPTEGKVVAPIDGEVVQFSNTKHAVGIKSKNGLEVLIHIGLETVALNGEGFEGFVSQGDKVKAGDKLVTFDLPFIKEKADSIISPVVITNFEIVESLTKSDEHNLVAGESIFMTVDKKVDA
- a CDS encoding 6-phospho-alpha-glucosidase; this encodes MKKFSVVIAGGGSTYTPGIVMMLLDNLDRFPIKTLKLYDNDAERQNELGEALDILLKEKEPSIEFSYTTDPEEAFTGMDFCFAHIRVGKYEMREQDEKIPLKHGVIGQETCGPGGIAYGMRSIGPMIEMIDLMEKYAPDCWMLNYSNPAAIIAEACRVLRPDARVLNICDMPVGTLRRMSQIVDKEPKDLEVRYFGLNHFGWWTSVKDKDGHEYLPQIRDYVAENGYLTQIEVDTQHMDPSWQETHKKAKDLLAVDPRFLPNTYLKYYFYPDYEVRQADANYTRANEVMDGREKSVFSTARDIIERGTAEGSNFSIGSHATFIVDLARAIAFNTHERMLMIVENNGAIANFDDNAMVEVPCIIGSDGPEVLSQGNIPEFERALMYQQVTVEKLAVEAYIEGSYQKFWQALTLSKTVPSAEVAKNLLDDLIEANQKYWPQFN
- a CDS encoding PTS transporter subunit EIIC, which codes for MKERAMEAMQRFSKAMFIPVLILPIAGILIALGNVFTNQRLLDAVPFLDNPILTGFGSILSGSLVAILGNLGLIFCVGITVGLAKKEKSVAGFTALLGYLVFVNAMNKFMELAGLLAEADAMQSTGQKLVLGVQILDMGVFLGLILGVITAAVHNRFIETELKGAFQIYGGSRFVFIVLIPVVILLAVSLTYIWPFFQSGINSLGELIQRSGNFGLFLYGALERLLIPTGLHHLVYTPFLYTSLGGVQEVGGQVFEGARNIYYAEIANPSVTRLSESVIWDARGISKMFGLIGACLAMYHTAKPENKKKAKAILIPVAFTSFLAGVTEPIEFSFMFVAPLLFVVHAALAGLSFVTLNLLDVRAIGPNGMIDFLLYNLPLGIEKTSWPMYIVVGLIFFAIYYGVFRFLIVKFNFKTIGREDADQETKMYSKKEYKEKKSNDNEEGAQPGDGLANVIVGALGGKDNIKTVTNCYTRLRLTVDKPDAVDEAILKNETGANGVIIKDKNVQVVYGLEVNNIRRQVDNYLGIQSDD
- a CDS encoding MurR/RpiR family transcriptional regulator; this encodes MIDISKLTQGKNLSEIDIQILEYIIKNIDKVLQMGVRKIAENNYTSAATVIRLAKKLGYTGFVDMYYNLLPLLNTMEKPKPEVMEDFPEMSSQDFFQYNTMEDITQFIERVLHLDQQYIFIYATGFSGITAEYLYKKLLVLGKKTVLASGMDSVGVFENNIDDIGALVVISKSGETQQVIDKLNAAREQKITTVSFTKETQNRVADLSDINFKISDNNKLDDRNMLPNIFFPKLLMLFEIIMKEYLVRLHKKE
- a CDS encoding DUF5027 family lipoprotein, translated to MKRINKLGLLSVLMLFILLSACSYKEFEDSLKSKLDTEKEDQYVNPSNIPVNDPEVEQTEATASEAELATVGDTITFTFDGGDESHQFQYTLNQAFKSDTINELSLKREDFADPSLINEDGSIDEMYRLVLVDVTVKNINNDSFMSEEDNNQPIMFIESSIGFKEEIEDPNGPFTLQAVYFSEHPPYEKNQWNDYYQFPLSFGQELDAKVGWFVPAEQLEKEPLYYIIGGGGSAEYYKYFELTFD